The Rhinolophus ferrumequinum isolate MPI-CBG mRhiFer1 chromosome 13 unlocalized genomic scaffold, mRhiFer1_v1.p Super_scaffold_3, whole genome shotgun sequence genome window below encodes:
- the NEURL3 gene encoding E3 ubiquitin-protein ligase NEURL3: protein MGAQLCSQADAKVPPETLRFHPEAKGAQVHLDTQRSTACRCATFHDGIVFSQRPVQPGERVALRVVGHQGGWYGGLRVGFTRLDPAHVSAPSLPPFLCPDLEQQSPTWAAMLPNGCALAGDVVCFWVNRRGWLWAQVNAGPRLLLRKGVRMGAPLWAVMDVYGTTKAIELLDPATSALPTAAPWALWEDTRLSEPDATAGEECIICLHRAANTCLVPCGHMHFCSYCAWRVFVEVAKCPVCRWEIEAVVPAPGPPAMKTGEGLPAWVADWA, encoded by the exons ATGGGGGCTCAGCTCTGCTCCCAGGCTG ATGCCAAGGTGCCCCCCGAGACCCTTCGCTTCCACCCTGAGGCCAAGGGCGCGCAGGTGCATCTGGACACGCAGCGGAGCACTGCATGCCGGTGCGCCACCTTCCACGACGGCATCGTGTTCAGCCAGCGGCCTGTGCAGCCCGGGGAGCGCGTGGCACTGCGCGTTGTGGGGCACCAGGGCGGCTGGTATGGCGGCCTTCGCGTGGGCTTCACGCGCCTGGACCCCGCACACGTGTCCGCGCCGAGCCTGCCTCCCTTCCTGTGCCCCGACCTGGAGCAGCAGAGCCCGACGTGGGCGGCCATGCTGCCCAACGGCTGCGCGCTGGCAGGGGACGTGGTCTGCTTCTGGGTGAACCGCCGTGGCTGGCTCTGGGCCCAGGTCAATGCGGGCCCCCGGCTTCTGCTGCGCAAGGGTGTGCGCATGGGCGCCCCCCTCTGGGCGGTGATGGACGTGTACGGGACCACCAAAGCCATCGAGTTGCTGG ACCCTGCAACCAGTGCCTTGCCCACAGCTGCTCCCTGGGCCCTCTGGGAGGACACGCGGCTATCTGAGCCTGACG CCACAGCAGGAGAGGAGTGCATCATCTGCCTTCACCGAGCCGCCAACACCTGCCTTGTCCCCTGCGGCCACATGCACTTCTGTAGCTACTGCGCCTGGCGGGTCTTCGTGGAAGTGGCCAAGTGTCCCGTGTGTCGCTGGGAGATTGAGGCGGTGGTCCCGGCACCGGGTCCTCCTGCCATGAAGACTGGAGAAGGCCTCCCAGCGTGGGTGGCAGATTGGGCCTAG